The genomic stretch TATTTCTCCTATCCTACAGGTGCAGTCGTCTGTAAGAATATTGTCTTCTGGAGCTGCATAATAAATGTTTCCAAGGATCTTTTGTTCAGTCTTGAACAAGTTACAGTTTTGTTGACGTGTCAGAGAACAGCTGTCACAGCTCAGATTCTGAGTTGATCTGATCACCTGAAgatctgaggagaaaaacaactcATGGTAGACTGACACAGAGGCACGCCACCCATCAGATACTGATGTCATGAAGATGCAGAACAAAACATTACCTGAGACCCTCAGACTGACTCCAGGTTTACCAGAATACTTCTCATCTTGATCAGTTATGAATCTGAACATGTAAACAGTTGAGTCGCTCTCTGTCAAGTTTCTGATGATCAGAGTACATCTGTTGATCTTGTCATCACAGATATTCTCAACACGACCTGAATACTCTGGGACTGACGTCAGATTCTCAAAATTAGGAATCCTCTTTTTTAGGAACCAGAATTTATCTGTAACTTTATGATACCATGGGTAAATATAGGTGCAGCTGATGTTGACTGTTGATCCTTTGACAGCAAAGATGTGACCATTGGTGTACTTCACCCCCCAAACATCCTGAGCCTGTAGAACTGGAAAATATCAGAAACAACAATCAGATACATTCAGACATTCATAAAATAACCAGCTTcagaaaataaagcattaatatttaaatgatttatttgagGATGTGAAGAAAGCTTTCAGTAGATGACTGCTATAAAGGTGATCCTGCATCTgctgtgttttactgtgttgGGTGGAGTTACTGGAACTTGTCTGAGTCTCTGGTTCATTTGTTCAGAATCAGAAAATATTAACGCACAGAATCTTTGGCACTTTCatatatgtttttttcctccccccaaaaataatacaaaactaATATGTGATGAGGGTTATTCAATTTAGCACCCAAGCTTGTTCCTTCCTTTTCAGATTATTTCAGATTATGGTTATATTTCAAAAAGTTTAGTGTCAATTCTGATCACAAAATCATCTCATCATCGTCCAAATCAGCCGTCTGTTTTATTGTAACTGCTGAAGACAATTTAACTATTTCAATGCGAAGACATTTACCTGGAgcgatgaggagaaggaggaaggctgctgcagccaaccccatggctgctctgctgctgcaggtccagacgTGACCGTTCAGGTCAGCTCAGGGCAGGCGGCTGGTCAGCTCTCTGAGCATGAGAAAATCAGCTCTTGGCAGCTGGTCAGCTCTCTGAGCATGAGAAAATCAGCTCTTGGCAGCTGATCAGCTCTCTGAGCTTGAGAAAAGAGCAGCCAGACCATCAAGACGTCTCGCTGAAGTGGAGTCGATTTTCTACGAACTTTGAAGAAGTAAAACATGTtctgtttccttcctctttcctctttatGATTTATGCATGGCTGGTAGAAAATACAGAACcatttaacaaaagaaaaaaagatgtaatTTTGATGCTGTAAATTTtcaggattttcttttaaagagtgTAAAAACAGATCTGCTCTGTGAGTAAAACAGACAGTCAGTGACAGTGTTGGTGGTAAAGTGGTGCATGTGCAGCTGGTTCAGGCGGAAGCTACCACAGATACGAGgcaaatgaatgtttaaagCACAACAAACGTCAAAACAATTTGATAACCGTCAACTATATTAATTAAAttcaaagctgttttattttctttagagtGAGTTTAAAATGAGTCTCAATTAAGTGTAGGaattaaattgaaaacaaaaagacagttgaaaacagaaaatttcAGAGGTTGTgtgcagaaaaaaacccaaaagtgtGAAGTTGTTTGCACTAATTTTAGACACTGAGGTGTCAATGTTTCTGTAGCAACCTTAGAGGGCAGATCAAGTGTGAATTTAttagattctttcttttttaaattgatttaatgGCTACACAAAACACTTCCAATCTTCCTTAATTTTACTTTTCCAGTTAGAGGGGGCGACACAAATGGAAACAACTCTGAACCTACTGGAAATACGTATTTTATCATTATCACATTGAAAAACACCTCTACAGCACAACACAGCCCATCACACAATTCTCACACTTTgatgtttcttcttcattttctgaaAAGTGAATAAAATTCTGATTATGTAGACACTATTCCGTATCCCCCAGGCCGCACACGCCCCCAAAGAGGAAGAAGGTCCGACTGTttctgttaggttcaaacgacctgaaacacgagaagaACAAATGAGACAACAGTTTtggaattttacttgcaaggagaacggagagatgtgctcagttacagatctccaacacgttctgacgcacacctcccgccatccttcttttattgaaattaggaggtccctagttacagaagtcaaatgtgtctaagggagggggaaaacacaagatagcaggtcacaaacaaagcaaaagactgtaaatcataatggtgagattatatgtaggccttcactgatttgattagcttagctcgcaaacagcacattcttct from Takifugu flavidus isolate HTHZ2018 chromosome 6, ASM371156v2, whole genome shotgun sequence encodes the following:
- the LOC130526879 gene encoding uncharacterized protein LOC130526879, which encodes MGLAAAAFLLLLIAPVLQAQDVWGVKYTNGHIFAVKGSTVNISCTYIYPWYHKVTDKFWFLKKRIPNFENLTSVPEYSGRVENICDDKINRCTLIIRNLTESDSTVYMFRFITDQDEKYSGKPGVSLRVSDLQVIRSTQNLSCDSCSLTRQQNCNLFKTEQKILGNIYYAAPEDNILTDDCTCRIGEIGHSGVSVEAATSTSTEICVVKGSTVDISCNCRYSRRVPYGDTFWVIKASDVELSSNSHHSYTCFKEDLYYQSKYNYRYTMRITNVHKNDSAVYKFMIRTNTGGWRLTGEPGVRLTVPDPVLQVRVSRQESSNRSELTCQSQCGASLYSYICQIFLHCYRIRILPLSCSVCS